The DNA region TTAAGAAAATTATTGAAAACTTATCAAAAAAAACCATACACATCAAGGGAAATCAAGCGGTTGAAAGACCGCAAAATCTGACTCCGAGCTTGACCCTGGTTGCATATAATTACCATCTAAAGCAACTGATTATATTTATTTGGTGCTTGGAATCTGGGGTTTATAAATTTGATATTCCAATGACCCCATGCTGCTTTTATAACATCTCCTGCTTTCAGCGTCAATTTGACCCGATGATGGCTTTATCCGTATCGATATGCGTTTAAAGTATCAAGGCGTCTATGCCCGAATCGTAACAGATCAAACCGCAGTTCAGGCACCGGCGTGCTTCCAGCAGGGAAATAATTAACTGTATCAATACGTTACAAAACAGGGGTTTTGGCGAAGGGAAAATTGTATCGTTTCTACACACTGAAAATCGCGGGTTAGGGTTTATTTCACGCAAAGGCCAGGGATCTAAGGAATTAGAAGACATCGTAATTAGAGGGGACGTTAGTGCAGAAAGTTCTTGGCAATCGATTTCAATTTTGAAAGCTATGGATTAGGCCGAGATTAGCGAGATTTGATGCCCCCAGGTAGCGCATAATCTAATTTTTATGATTACAGGCAAACTCATCATAGAAACTGATCGTTCCAGATATCACTGCAGACCCTCCTTCTTAGCAAGGGATGTCATCACGTGGAGGGCATCGCCCAAGATCATCCTGTTGGCCCAATTGGCCTCGTGCCGGTAAAAGTTTATCATCTGCTCGAAGTCCAGACCGTTGTGGGGATATTGCCCCGCTTGCCCTTGTGTTTCAAACTCTCCACAGGCGTTGTCTTAGTAATCTTATTCTTATGTGCCATGATTAACTCCAGATGGTTTCAACAAGACCTGATTTCCGAATCCCCCGGTCGCTGGTAATAAGAGGGACATTCAGATAATTGGCGGTCGAAATAATGAGCCGATCAAAAATCTCCGGATATTTTATACCTGTGGCAAGGCTTATGATGTTTGAAGTGAGATCCACGATAGAGTAGTTGCTTGACTTCTTTATCGTTATTAATGCATCATCGAGATTGATCCCAATACGTTTCTTCTCTGCAAGATAGAGGATTTCAACAAGGGAAACAGACGAAAGAAATAGGTTATTCTCAC from Candidatus Desulfatibia profunda includes:
- a CDS encoding PIN domain-containing protein, whose protein sequence is MDYLADTVTIIRHFSGAGRIGQAARLVLESVEKGENNLFLSSVSLVEILYLAEKKRIGINLDDALITIKKSSNYSIVDLTSNIISLATGIKYPEIFDRLIISTANYLNVPLITSDRGIRKSGLVETIWS